In a single window of the Streptomyces sp. NBC_00285 genome:
- a CDS encoding copper homeostasis protein CutC, producing the protein MSKRAVLEVIALGAEDAAAAQAGGADRLELVTDMAADGLTPAVSTVAAIRSAVDISLRVMLRLSDGFGAGDVSRVVRAARELRDAGAEEFVLGFLDADGTVDLSAVERVVEVLDGCRWTFHRAIDHAADRNALRKQLDGLPGLDTYLTAGSAAGVDDGLPTLLAEAARRGEPGYEQRLLVGGGLRLEHVPRLLAAGVDGFHIGGAARPQGWDRPVSAPAVARWRKALDGD; encoded by the coding sequence ATGAGCAAGCGTGCAGTCCTGGAGGTGATCGCCCTCGGCGCCGAGGACGCGGCCGCCGCCCAGGCCGGAGGCGCGGACCGGCTGGAACTGGTCACCGACATGGCGGCGGACGGCCTGACACCGGCGGTCTCCACGGTCGCCGCGATCCGGTCCGCCGTGGACATCTCGCTGCGGGTGATGCTGCGGCTGTCCGACGGATTCGGCGCCGGCGACGTCTCGCGGGTGGTCCGGGCGGCCCGGGAGCTGCGGGACGCCGGGGCCGAGGAGTTCGTCCTGGGGTTCCTGGACGCGGACGGCACCGTGGATCTGAGCGCCGTGGAGCGGGTCGTGGAGGTGCTGGACGGGTGCCGCTGGACCTTCCACCGGGCCATCGACCACGCCGCCGACCGGAACGCCCTGCGGAAGCAGCTCGACGGCCTGCCGGGACTGGACACGTATCTCACGGCCGGGTCCGCCGCCGGAGTGGACGACGGACTGCCCACGCTGCTCGCCGAGGCGGCGCGGCGCGGCGAACCCGGCTACGAGCAACGGCTGTTGGTCGGCGGCGGGCTGCGGCTGGAGCACGTGCCGCGACTCCTGGCCGCCGGCGTCGACGGCTTCCACATCGGCGGAGCGGCCCGCCCGCAGGGCTGGGACCGGCCGGTCTCGGCCCCGGCGGTCGCACGGTGGAGGAAAGCACTGGACGGCGACTGA
- a CDS encoding DUF4031 domain-containing protein: MTVYIDPPAWPGHGRMWSHLVSDVSFDELHLFADGLGVPRRAFERDHYDIPSHRYADVVAAGAVEVTSREVVRLLVAAGLRRPKGR; encoded by the coding sequence GTGACCGTGTACATCGACCCCCCGGCCTGGCCGGGCCACGGCCGCATGTGGTCCCACCTGGTCAGCGACGTCTCCTTCGACGAACTCCACCTGTTCGCCGACGGGCTGGGCGTCCCCCGGCGCGCCTTCGAACGCGACCACTACGACATCCCCTCCCACCGCTATGCCGACGTGGTGGCCGCGGGCGCGGTGGAGGTCACCAGCCGCGAGGTGGTACGCCTGCTGGTGGCGGCGGGGCTGCGTCGGCCGAAGGGACGATAG
- a CDS encoding HelD family protein encodes MSRPSTPAPVADDPLARERSHLAGSRAALRAMREDAESLDIKDVTANWVNAEVLARQIGERIKALADLSDTPLFFGRLDYLHSPGADRAEGADGERFYIGRRHVHDHDGDPMVIDWRAPVSQPFYRASKKDPLDVGLRRRFGYTRGEITAYEDEHLSDPDEAAATSKLLQQEIERPRVGPMRDIVATIQPEQDEIVRSGLGGTVCVQGGPGTGKTAVGLHRVAYLLYAHRERLARTGTLVIGPNRSFLHYIEQVLPALGELAVRQATVDDLVAHVEVSGADDSAAAVLKGDARMAEVLKRAVYSHVTMPAEPVMVVRGSRRWRVPAYEIEGMVRELLDRDIRYGAAREALPQRIAHVVLVQMERSGEAPDDRVQDAVARNAAVKAAVKSIWPQVDPAKLVFRLLTDADFLAAHAKGILDEDEQGTILWSKPVRSVKSAKWSAADTVLIDETRDIVERTHSLGHVVLDEAQDLSPMQYRAVGRRCSTGSATVLGDLAQGTTPWATRSWDEALAHLGKSDGVIEELTAGFRVPTDVITYASRLLPHIAPGLAPVASVRENPGFFDVRGIGGAGEVVAACEELLRNEGSTGLIAADARVPELGEALTAAGIGFLAPGEETTAETRLTLVPASLAKGLEYDYVVLDEPQAVVDGEPDERTGLRRLYVALTRAVSGLIVTHTAPLPAQLAE; translated from the coding sequence TTGTCCAGGCCGTCCACGCCCGCGCCCGTAGCCGACGACCCCCTCGCCCGCGAACGCTCCCACCTGGCCGGCTCCCGTGCCGCGCTGCGTGCCATGCGCGAGGACGCCGAGTCGCTGGACATCAAGGACGTCACCGCGAACTGGGTCAACGCCGAGGTCCTGGCCCGCCAGATCGGCGAACGCATCAAGGCCCTGGCCGACCTCAGCGACACCCCGCTGTTCTTCGGCCGCCTCGACTATCTGCACTCCCCCGGTGCCGACCGGGCCGAGGGCGCCGACGGCGAGCGCTTCTACATCGGGCGCCGGCACGTCCACGACCACGACGGCGACCCGATGGTGATCGACTGGCGGGCGCCGGTCTCGCAGCCGTTCTACCGGGCGTCCAAGAAGGACCCGCTGGACGTCGGGCTGCGCCGCCGTTTCGGCTACACGCGCGGTGAGATCACGGCGTACGAGGACGAGCATCTGTCCGACCCCGACGAGGCCGCCGCCACCAGCAAGCTGCTCCAGCAGGAGATCGAGCGTCCGCGCGTCGGCCCGATGCGCGACATCGTGGCGACCATCCAGCCCGAGCAGGACGAGATCGTACGGTCCGGGCTCGGCGGAACCGTGTGCGTCCAGGGCGGCCCCGGCACCGGGAAGACCGCCGTCGGCCTGCACCGGGTCGCGTACCTCCTCTACGCCCACCGCGAGCGGCTCGCCCGCACCGGCACCCTCGTCATCGGACCGAACAGGTCCTTCCTGCACTACATCGAGCAAGTGCTGCCCGCGCTGGGCGAGTTGGCGGTCCGGCAGGCCACGGTGGACGACCTCGTGGCACACGTCGAGGTGAGCGGCGCCGACGACTCGGCGGCGGCGGTCCTCAAGGGCGACGCGAGGATGGCGGAGGTCCTCAAACGGGCCGTGTACTCACATGTGACCATGCCCGCCGAGCCGGTGATGGTCGTGCGCGGCTCGCGCAGGTGGCGCGTCCCGGCGTACGAGATCGAGGGCATGGTCCGGGAGCTGCTCGACCGGGACATCCGTTACGGCGCCGCCCGCGAGGCCCTTCCGCAGCGCATCGCGCACGTCGTGCTGGTGCAGATGGAGCGGTCCGGGGAGGCGCCGGACGACCGGGTGCAGGACGCGGTGGCCCGTAACGCGGCGGTGAAGGCGGCCGTCAAGTCGATCTGGCCGCAGGTGGATCCGGCGAAGCTGGTGTTCCGCCTGCTGACGGACGCGGACTTCCTCGCCGCGCACGCGAAGGGGATCCTCGACGAGGACGAGCAGGGGACGATCCTCTGGTCGAAGCCGGTCAGGAGCGTGAAGTCGGCCAAGTGGTCGGCTGCGGACACGGTGTTGATCGACGAGACGAGGGACATCGTGGAGCGCACGCACTCCCTCGGGCATGTGGTCCTCGACGAGGCGCAGGACCTGTCCCCCATGCAGTACCGCGCGGTGGGCCGTCGCTGCTCGACCGGTTCGGCGACCGTCCTCGGCGACCTGGCGCAGGGCACCACGCCCTGGGCGACGCGGAGTTGGGACGAGGCGCTGGCCCACCTCGGCAAGTCCGACGGCGTGATCGAGGAGCTGACGGCGGGTTTCCGCGTGCCGACGGACGTCATCACGTACGCCTCCCGTCTCCTCCCGCACATCGCACCGGGCCTTGCCCCGGTCGCGTCGGTCCGCGAGAATCCCGGGTTCTTCGACGTCCGCGGGATCGGCGGCGCGGGTGAAGTGGTCGCCGCGTGCGAGGAGTTGCTGCGCAACGAGGGTTCGACCGGTCTGATCGCCGCCGACGCCCGGGTCCCGGAACTGGGCGAGGCGCTGACGGCGGCGGGGATCGGCTTCCTGGCCCCCGGCGAGGAGACCACGGCCGAGACCCGGCTGACCCTGGTGCCCGCCTCCCTCGCCAAGGGTCTCGAGTACGACTACGTCGTGCTGGACGAGCCGCAGGCCGTGGTGGACGGCGAACCGGACGAACGCACAGGGCTGCGGCGGCTGTACGTGGCACTGACCCGAGCGGTGTCGGGCCTGATCGTGACGCACACGGCCCCGCTGCCGGCGCAGCTCGCGGAGTAG
- a CDS encoding HD domain-containing protein — protein sequence MADLDDLRVRFARALENTRSGSGGPDPAPYADDLLRRWQEPQRRYHTLAHLTAVLDHVDVLETYADDPDVVRLAAWFHDAVYLPDRSENEDRSARLAERALPEAGVPPQRTAEVARLVRLTTTHAPGADDRDGQVLCDADLAILAAPPAAYAAYTAAVREEYGFVPSDAFREGRSAILRQLLDLPRLFRTPYGEREWEATARHNLASELEMLSL from the coding sequence ATGGCCGACCTCGACGACCTCCGCGTCCGTTTCGCCCGCGCCCTGGAGAACACCCGGTCCGGGTCCGGCGGCCCCGACCCGGCGCCGTACGCCGACGATCTCCTCCGGCGCTGGCAGGAGCCGCAGCGGCGGTACCACACCCTCGCCCACCTCACGGCGGTCCTGGACCACGTCGACGTGCTGGAGACGTACGCCGACGATCCGGACGTGGTGCGTCTCGCCGCGTGGTTCCACGACGCCGTCTATCTCCCCGACCGCTCCGAGAACGAGGACCGCTCCGCCCGCCTCGCCGAACGCGCCCTGCCCGAAGCCGGGGTCCCCCCGCAGCGGACGGCCGAGGTCGCCCGCCTCGTCCGCCTCACCACCACCCACGCCCCCGGCGCCGACGACCGCGACGGCCAGGTCCTCTGCGACGCCGACCTCGCGATCCTCGCCGCCCCGCCCGCCGCCTACGCCGCCTACACGGCCGCCGTACGCGAGGAGTACGGCTTCGTCCCGAGCGACGCCTTCCGCGAGGGCAGGTCCGCGATCCTGCGCCAACTGCTCGATCTGCCGAGGCTGTTCAGGACGCCGTACGGGGAGCGGGAATGGGAGGCGACGGCCCGCCACAACCTCGCTTCGGAGCTGGAAATGCTGTCGCTCTGA
- a CDS encoding GNAT family N-acetyltransferase: MGGDLGGDRVTEAVADAVTVLRKAVDRDWGAVRAGRVEWNCLETAEHIAGDLIAYAGQLAGRAQDAYVPFDIHFEDGTDAEGALQVIETAGTLLAATIRATPREVRAFHPHPFRSANRVGFAAMGVAEVVLHTYDIAEGLGLAYEPPAHLPEYVLTRIFPAVQPGPDAWRTLLWATGRGELPGRAPRTEWRWSNNLVLPTERLTLQGVTPAAAADLATGGDGGFAWVEDGPFEGTREAAAMTTKAYEAGVHRPEFGLFALVRREDGRAVGGMGFHGAPDEDGCAEVGYDLAESARGNGYATEALHTLSDWALARDDVRSLCATIEPDNAASQRVIARAGFNRASVEQEQAYGESEPGLRLYIRTTRTD, encoded by the coding sequence ATGGGCGGGGACTTGGGCGGAGACCGGGTGACGGAGGCCGTCGCGGACGCGGTGACGGTGCTGCGGAAGGCGGTGGACCGGGACTGGGGCGCGGTCCGGGCCGGCCGGGTGGAGTGGAACTGTCTGGAGACGGCCGAGCACATCGCGGGCGATCTGATCGCGTACGCAGGGCAGTTGGCGGGCCGGGCGCAGGACGCGTACGTCCCCTTCGACATCCACTTCGAGGACGGCACGGACGCCGAGGGCGCCCTCCAGGTGATCGAGACGGCGGGCACGCTCCTCGCCGCGACGATCCGCGCCACTCCGCGCGAGGTCCGCGCCTTCCACCCGCACCCCTTCCGCAGCGCGAACCGCGTGGGTTTCGCCGCGATGGGCGTCGCCGAGGTGGTGCTTCACACGTACGACATCGCGGAGGGCCTGGGCCTCGCGTACGAGCCCCCCGCCCATCTCCCCGAGTACGTGCTGACCCGGATCTTCCCCGCCGTCCAGCCCGGCCCCGACGCCTGGCGCACCCTTCTGTGGGCCACCGGGCGCGGCGAGCTGCCCGGCCGTGCCCCGCGCACGGAGTGGCGCTGGAGCAACAACCTCGTCCTGCCCACCGAACGGCTCACCCTCCAGGGCGTCACCCCCGCGGCCGCCGCCGACCTCGCCACGGGCGGCGACGGTGGCTTCGCGTGGGTCGAGGACGGCCCCTTCGAGGGCACCCGCGAGGCCGCCGCCATGACCACCAAGGCCTACGAAGCCGGCGTCCACCGACCGGAGTTCGGCCTGTTCGCCCTCGTACGGCGGGAGGACGGCCGCGCGGTCGGCGGCATGGGCTTCCACGGCGCCCCGGACGAGGACGGCTGCGCGGAGGTCGGCTACGACCTCGCCGAGAGCGCCCGCGGCAACGGCTACGCCACCGAGGCCCTGCACACGCTGAGCGACTGGGCCCTGGCCCGCGACGACGTCCGCAGCCTCTGCGCCACCATCGAGCCCGACAACGCGGCCTCCCAGCGCGTGATCGCGCGCGCCGGGTTCAACCGGGCGAGCGTGGAGCAGGAGCAGGCCTACGGCGAGTCGGAACCGGGCCTACGCCTGTACATCCGCACCACCCGGACCGACTGA